The following proteins are encoded in a genomic region of Streptomyces sp. NBC_01723:
- a CDS encoding gamma-glutamyl-gamma-aminobutyrate hydrolase family protein encodes MNSNTNGPARSGRRPVVGICARTAPVTLQGSDLVVSLALGTHLTYLSEAGCTPLLLPLLPGAEDIAGRLDALLVPGGPDLDPALYGAPAHPSTRAVDPAADRVELAVVARVLEARLPVLAVCRGMQLLNVLHGGTLHQHLADVTGHDGHRPRGRSFTLGRRPLKLRPGSRVAGVLDEAEPMTACHHHQAVDRLGEGLVATGWAEDGTVEAVEVAGHPFAVGVQWEAGQTADRRLHRALAQAARAGQAVPQK; translated from the coding sequence ATGAATTCCAACACGAACGGCCCGGCCCGCTCCGGGCGCCGGCCGGTGGTCGGGATCTGCGCGCGGACGGCGCCCGTCACCCTCCAGGGCAGCGACCTGGTCGTCTCGCTGGCGCTCGGCACGCACCTGACCTACCTGTCCGAGGCGGGCTGCACACCGCTGCTGCTGCCGCTGCTGCCCGGCGCCGAGGACATCGCCGGCCGCCTCGACGCCCTGCTGGTGCCCGGCGGCCCCGACCTGGACCCCGCCCTGTACGGCGCGCCGGCGCATCCCTCGACGCGGGCCGTGGACCCGGCCGCCGACCGGGTCGAACTCGCTGTTGTCGCACGGGTGTTGGAGGCGCGGCTGCCCGTCCTGGCCGTCTGCCGGGGCATGCAGCTGCTCAACGTGCTGCACGGCGGCACCCTGCACCAGCACCTGGCGGACGTCACCGGCCACGACGGCCACCGCCCGCGCGGCCGGTCGTTCACGCTGGGCCGCCGCCCGCTCAAGCTGCGGCCCGGCAGCCGCGTCGCCGGCGTCCTTGACGAGGCCGAGCCCATGACGGCCTGCCACCACCACCAGGCGGTCGACCGCCTCGGTGAGGGCCTGGTCGCCACCGGCTGGGCCGAGGACGGGACCGTCGAGGCCGTGGAAGTGGCCGGCCACCCCTTTGCGGTGGGCGTGCAGTGGGAGGCGGGGCAGACCGCCGACCGGCGGCTGCACCGGGCGCTGGCCCAGGCGGCCCGGGCCGGCCAGGCCGTGCCGCAGAAGTGA
- a CDS encoding VOC family protein — translation MADSAIQGIKTVLHPVADVAAAKKLYSVLFGIEPQTDSEYYVGFDVAGQHVGLVPAGAQDAQVAYWHVADIEGKLAEVSAAGATVTGPAKDVGGGRRVATFTDLDGNVVGLLQDS, via the coding sequence ATGGCTGACTCGGCCATCCAGGGAATCAAGACCGTGCTGCATCCCGTGGCGGACGTGGCGGCGGCGAAGAAGCTGTACAGCGTCCTGTTCGGCATCGAGCCGCAGACCGACTCGGAGTACTACGTCGGTTTCGACGTCGCGGGCCAGCACGTCGGGCTGGTGCCGGCGGGGGCGCAGGACGCGCAGGTCGCCTACTGGCACGTGGCCGACATCGAGGGCAAGCTCGCCGAGGTGAGTGCCGCGGGTGCCACGGTGACCGGCCCGGCCAAGGACGTCGGCGGCGGCCGCCGGGTGGCGACCTTCACCGACCTCGACGGCAACGTCGTCGGGCTGCTGCAGGACAGCTGA
- a CDS encoding carboxymuconolactone decarboxylase family protein — protein MSPRMPNPSLVVPDVLPPMRALVKAVNSVGVPLQTLVLIHLRVSQINGRTVQLPTKQREFEEAGEEDHRLPLVEVWREQTCFTDAERSVLALAEAATRIDGRPDPVSDEVWEEAARHWNQVQLAAVVMHIGLVNLWNRVNVATRQEPVDWRINPKTWTPMTSRLTPAP, from the coding sequence ATGTCGCCGCGGATGCCCAACCCCTCGTTGGTGGTTCCCGACGTTCTTCCGCCGATGCGCGCGCTGGTCAAGGCCGTCAACAGCGTCGGTGTGCCGCTGCAGACGCTCGTGCTCATCCACCTCAGGGTGAGCCAGATCAACGGCCGCACGGTGCAGCTGCCCACCAAGCAGCGCGAGTTCGAGGAGGCGGGGGAGGAGGACCACCGTCTGCCGCTGGTGGAGGTCTGGCGGGAGCAGACCTGCTTCACCGACGCCGAACGCTCCGTGCTGGCCCTGGCCGAGGCGGCCACGCGCATCGACGGCCGCCCGGACCCCGTCTCGGACGAGGTGTGGGAGGAGGCCGCGCGGCACTGGAACCAGGTGCAGCTGGCCGCCGTCGTCATGCACATCGGCCTGGTCAACCTCTGGAACCGGGTCAACGTCGCCACCCGGCAGGAGCCGGTGGACTGGCGGATCAACCCCAAGACGTGGACCCCGATGACCAGCCGGCTCACCCCGGCGCCGTAA
- a CDS encoding alpha/beta fold hydrolase: MVSPVIAAGLLGSALVPAASADPAAATPAAGPAAVAWTPCPGGDPVLGDMLQGLECGTIEVPLDYGDPGGRQISLALTRARHTAPDSEYKGAVILNRGQWPGGIGRDLPTRYAQGTTGLAQDVGDAYDWIGFDPRGVGASEPSVVCDSDYLDPGHAQPDPVPATPAAEREWTERARAYAASCGEEYGDVLAHLGTEEAARDLDRMRAALGLQKITYFGTDWGTYLGSMYATLYPHRVQRMVLDSVVRPSTVGYRGSLHKNVTSQRNAEIFFAWVAKYDAVYHLGDTAAEVEAHYYQGQDALRAAPVDGRIGPSEWADVFEPVVYRSWTWLSRAQILSDWVVDQDPASLRANYSPPGFPHQNRHAMTNAVNCIDGPWPSDWKKWHRAHSRQYDAGNRFLTWTNAWYNAPCAFWPQPDRSEPHSIGNPSVDVLLVQPQYDTAHGTAGATETHRLFPNSRLVLEKGGHNVGAALSANNNTCLNTHVGDFLRDGTRPASRSGADATCQAAPDPVPAS; this comes from the coding sequence TTGGTCTCGCCAGTGATCGCGGCCGGACTGCTGGGCTCGGCCCTCGTCCCGGCCGCATCCGCCGACCCGGCCGCCGCCACGCCCGCCGCCGGGCCCGCCGCGGTGGCCTGGACGCCGTGCCCGGGCGGGGACCCGGTCCTGGGCGACATGCTCCAGGGCCTGGAGTGCGGCACCATCGAGGTGCCGCTCGACTACGGCGACCCCGGCGGCCGGCAGATCAGCCTCGCGCTGACCCGGGCCCGGCACACCGCCCCCGACAGCGAGTACAAGGGCGCCGTCATCCTCAACCGGGGCCAGTGGCCCGGCGGCATCGGCCGCGACCTGCCCACCCGCTACGCCCAGGGCACCACCGGCCTGGCCCAGGACGTCGGAGACGCCTACGACTGGATCGGCTTCGACCCGCGCGGTGTCGGTGCCAGCGAACCCTCCGTCGTCTGCGACAGCGACTACCTCGACCCCGGCCACGCCCAGCCCGACCCGGTGCCCGCCACCCCCGCGGCCGAACGCGAATGGACCGAGCGGGCCCGCGCCTACGCCGCCAGCTGCGGCGAGGAGTACGGCGACGTCCTCGCCCACCTGGGCACCGAGGAGGCCGCCCGCGACCTCGACCGGATGCGCGCCGCCCTCGGCCTGCAGAAGATCACCTACTTCGGCACCGACTGGGGCACCTACCTCGGCTCCATGTACGCCACGCTCTACCCCCACCGGGTGCAGCGGATGGTCCTCGACAGCGTGGTGCGCCCCAGCACCGTCGGCTACCGCGGCAGCCTCCACAAGAACGTGACGTCCCAGCGCAACGCCGAGATCTTCTTCGCCTGGGTCGCCAAGTACGACGCCGTCTACCACCTGGGCGACACCGCCGCCGAGGTCGAGGCGCACTACTACCAGGGCCAGGACGCCCTGCGCGCCGCACCCGTCGACGGCAGGATCGGCCCCTCCGAGTGGGCGGACGTCTTCGAACCGGTCGTCTACCGCAGCTGGACCTGGCTCTCGCGCGCGCAGATCCTCTCGGACTGGGTGGTCGACCAGGACCCGGCCTCCCTGCGCGCCAACTACTCCCCGCCGGGCTTCCCCCACCAGAACCGGCACGCCATGACCAACGCCGTCAACTGCATCGACGGCCCCTGGCCCAGCGACTGGAAGAAGTGGCACCGCGCCCACAGCCGCCAGTACGACGCCGGCAACCGCTTTTTGACCTGGACCAACGCCTGGTACAACGCGCCGTGCGCGTTCTGGCCCCAGCCCGACCGCAGCGAGCCGCACTCCATCGGCAACCCCTCGGTCGACGTCCTGCTGGTGCAGCCGCAGTACGACACCGCGCACGGCACCGCCGGCGCCACCGAGACGCACCGGCTGTTCCCCAACTCCCGCCTGGTGCTGGAGAAGGGCGGCCACAACGTCGGCGCGGCCCTGTCCGCGAACAACAACACCTGCCTCAACACCCATGTCGGCGACTTCCTGCGCGACGGCACCCGCCCCGCCTCCCGCAGCGGAGCCGACGCCACCTGCCAGGCGGCACCGGACCCGGTCCCGGCTTCCTGA
- a CDS encoding AraC family transcriptional regulator — protein sequence MAIDRIRELFGEPLSVSRLAERARLGRFEFSRRFRETTGMSPAQFLTAVRVHEAKRLLECSGALTAEVAAAVGFAGPQAFCAAFTAATGLSPARYGRLCREQGQAPPAPDPGPGPERGAVAGTVRLPAGHGDARVYLGVFATPVVRYPALAETIVDVPADRPSCYLLSGVPAGHWHLLAVAAAAPGAGHPPRTGPVPLAGGAGAAVTVTADSVTSAAVRLRPPRPADPPVLLALPPLRPPADVVPPAPCAAFTQPEPHPAGIVRTVADGPPSGA from the coding sequence ATGGCGATCGACCGCATACGCGAGCTTTTCGGTGAACCGCTGAGCGTTTCCCGCCTCGCCGAAAGAGCCCGGCTCGGCCGTTTCGAATTCTCCCGCCGGTTCAGGGAGACGACCGGCATGAGCCCCGCCCAATTCCTCACCGCCGTGCGGGTGCACGAGGCGAAACGGCTCCTCGAGTGCTCCGGCGCCCTGACCGCCGAGGTCGCCGCCGCCGTGGGGTTCGCCGGCCCCCAGGCGTTCTGCGCCGCCTTCACGGCCGCGACCGGACTGTCGCCCGCCCGCTACGGCAGGCTGTGCCGCGAGCAGGGGCAGGCCCCGCCCGCCCCGGACCCCGGCCCCGGCCCGGAGCGCGGCGCGGTCGCCGGAACGGTCCGCCTGCCGGCGGGCCACGGCGACGCCCGCGTCTACCTGGGCGTCTTCGCCACGCCCGTCGTGCGCTACCCGGCCCTCGCCGAGACGATCGTCGACGTGCCCGCCGACCGCCCGTCCTGCTACCTGCTGTCCGGCGTCCCGGCGGGGCACTGGCACCTGCTCGCGGTGGCGGCCGCGGCGCCCGGCGCCGGCCACCCTCCCCGCACCGGCCCGGTGCCGCTGGCGGGCGGGGCCGGCGCGGCCGTGACCGTCACCGCGGACAGCGTCACCAGCGCGGCGGTGCGGCTGCGCCCGCCGCGGCCGGCCGACCCGCCCGTCCTGCTGGCCCTGCCCCCGCTGCGGCCGCCCGCCGACGTTGTGCCCCCGGCCCCGTGCGCGGCCTTCACCCAGCCCGAGCCGCACCCGGCGGGCATCGTGCGGACGGTGGCGGACGGGCCGCCCTCAGGAGCCTGA
- a CDS encoding ParB N-terminal domain-containing protein codes for MAQSNAHAVPITSALSPVRMEGVAAPAHRAFDPGNFERLPARDVVLAALAPGVLLRQGGTDAAHVRLLVDAAEAADLPPILVQADGCRVIDGLHRVEAARLMGAHSIRARFVDCSNSEALVIALQTNGSHGLPLAKADRVTGAERVLGSHPDWSDRAIASVTGLSAKTIASLRERSALTGPPAGKRVGQDGRRRPVDAGEGRRRAAEYIAAHPHAPLRQVARATDVSLGTVHDVSARLRRGEGPERGGRRAGALRPPHVRPVPSALPPQAPPAEPAAAAGDGGGRPPLRVAGPAESRGQRRNHTDTPPTWATVTARMATDPAVRYTAGGRELLRWMQTHAAGPGEDWRRLADAVPPHWLAVIAPIADHIGREWLLLAEQLRARQELCRTPPPSGS; via the coding sequence ATGGCTCAGAGCAACGCGCACGCCGTGCCGATAACGAGTGCATTGAGTCCCGTCCGGATGGAGGGCGTCGCGGCGCCCGCGCACCGCGCATTCGACCCGGGGAATTTCGAGCGACTGCCGGCCCGCGACGTTGTGCTGGCCGCGCTCGCCCCGGGTGTCCTGCTGCGCCAGGGCGGCACGGACGCCGCTCATGTGCGGCTGCTGGTGGACGCCGCGGAGGCGGCGGACCTTCCCCCCATCCTCGTCCAGGCCGACGGCTGCCGCGTCATCGACGGGCTGCACCGCGTGGAGGCCGCCCGGCTCATGGGCGCGCACAGCATCCGGGCCCGCTTCGTGGACTGCTCCAACTCCGAAGCCCTGGTCATCGCCCTGCAGACCAACGGCTCGCACGGCCTGCCGCTGGCGAAGGCGGACCGGGTCACCGGCGCCGAGCGGGTCCTGGGCTCCCACCCCGACTGGTCCGACCGCGCCATCGCCTCCGTCACCGGTCTGAGCGCGAAGACGATCGCGTCGCTGCGCGAGAGGTCCGCGCTCACCGGGCCGCCGGCCGGCAAACGCGTCGGGCAGGACGGCCGGCGGCGTCCGGTGGACGCGGGTGAGGGCAGGCGGCGGGCCGCCGAGTACATCGCCGCCCACCCCCACGCCCCGCTGCGCCAGGTCGCCCGGGCCACCGACGTGTCGCTGGGCACGGTCCACGACGTCAGCGCGCGGCTGCGCCGGGGCGAGGGCCCCGAGCGCGGCGGGCGGCGGGCCGGCGCCCTGCGGCCGCCGCACGTGCGGCCGGTGCCCAGTGCGCTCCCGCCCCAGGCGCCGCCGGCCGAACCCGCCGCCGCGGCCGGTGACGGCGGGGGCCGTCCGCCGCTGCGGGTGGCCGGGCCGGCCGAGAGCCGGGGGCAGCGCCGCAACCACACCGACACCCCGCCCACCTGGGCGACGGTGACCGCCCGGATGGCCACCGACCCCGCCGTCCGCTACACCGCGGGCGGCCGGGAGCTGCTGCGCTGGATGCAGACCCACGCCGCCGGGCCCGGCGAGGACTGGCGGCGCCTGGCCGACGCCGTCCCGCCCCACTGGCTCGCCGTCATCGCGCCGATCGCCGATCACATCGGCAGGGAGTGGCTGCTGCTCGCCGAGCAGCTCAGGGCCCGCCAGGAGCTGTGCCGCACCCCGCCGCCCTCAGGCTCCTGA
- a CDS encoding ABC transporter permease, protein MSATTAPGRASAPRAEDRAPGFASLMLSEWTKIRSVRSTVWSLAVLVVFTWLLTALFMKMGIANWDKTDASQQAEMRMDPTGTILGSGILLSQLAVCVLGVMAIASEYSTGMIRASLLAVPGRLPMLAAKGTVFALLVWAVGEVTAFGSFFIGAPILDGKAPVSIGDPGVARAVFGCGLYLALLGLFALAVGAIIRHTAASITAVVGFVLVITPMAGLLPGSVGEHVYAALPTEAGFMITQQQARAGDLLGPWQGLGVLALWTAALLAVAAVQLRRRDA, encoded by the coding sequence GTGAGTGCCACGACCGCGCCCGGCCGGGCGTCCGCGCCGCGGGCCGAGGACCGCGCGCCCGGCTTCGCGAGCCTGATGCTGTCGGAGTGGACCAAGATCCGCTCGGTGCGCTCGACCGTGTGGTCGCTCGCCGTGCTGGTCGTGTTCACCTGGCTGCTGACTGCGCTGTTCATGAAGATGGGCATCGCGAACTGGGACAAGACCGATGCGTCCCAGCAGGCGGAGATGAGGATGGACCCCACGGGCACCATCCTGGGCAGCGGCATCCTGCTCAGCCAGCTCGCCGTGTGCGTGCTGGGCGTGATGGCGATCGCCTCCGAGTACTCCACCGGCATGATCCGGGCCAGCCTGCTGGCCGTGCCCGGGCGGCTGCCGATGCTGGCGGCCAAGGGCACGGTGTTCGCGCTGCTGGTGTGGGCGGTGGGCGAAGTGACCGCGTTCGGCTCCTTCTTCATCGGCGCGCCGATCCTGGACGGCAAGGCGCCGGTCTCGATCGGCGACCCCGGCGTGGCGCGGGCCGTCTTCGGCTGCGGGCTCTACCTCGCGCTGCTGGGCCTGTTCGCGCTGGCCGTGGGCGCGATCATCCGGCACACCGCGGCGAGCATCACCGCCGTCGTCGGCTTCGTCCTGGTGATCACCCCGATGGCGGGCCTGCTGCCCGGCAGCGTCGGCGAGCACGTGTACGCCGCCCTTCCCACCGAGGCCGGCTTCATGATCACTCAGCAGCAGGCCCGCGCGGGCGACCTGCTGGGGCCGTGGCAGGGCCTGGGGGTCCTCGCGCTGTGGACGGCGGCGCTGCTGGCCGTCGCGGCGGTGCAGCTGCGGCGCCGCGACGCCTGA
- a CDS encoding nucleotide disphospho-sugar-binding domain-containing protein, protein MRVLVVPFPWKTHLYNLVPLAWSLRTAGHEVRVAGWPDLLDAVTGAGLTGLGVGPGEAPRVRAERDRRQTSERASAARRAPQEGGLDPLFDLRPDRERLSWEQASRVFDDLVLPQARRSNDPMMEDLVAAARAWRPDLVLWGAKAFAGAVAAAAVGAAHARVLYSVDVYTRLREDFLRAKALQPPQGRADALRDWLAGWSARYGVEFSEDLVNGQFTIAPFPEAFRPDPRPDTLPVQFVPYNGQAVVPGWLAGPPRLPRVLMTFGDSLDDGPVRLLPVERVQEILDSVAGLEMELILALPPRTRRELREVPANTRAVESVPLSEVLPTCSAVVHHGGTWSFGCALRHGVPQLLIGRAFDAPLKFGCLERAGAGLAMTPAQADGPAVRAALVRLLGDPDLRANARRLGEETLALPSPGELARTLEGVVAARRTGPVLAPR, encoded by the coding sequence GTGCGCGTTCTCGTCGTGCCGTTTCCCTGGAAGACTCATCTGTACAACCTGGTGCCGCTGGCGTGGTCGCTGCGGACGGCCGGGCACGAGGTGCGCGTGGCCGGCTGGCCCGACCTCCTCGACGCCGTCACCGGAGCCGGCCTGACGGGGCTGGGCGTCGGTCCCGGTGAGGCACCGCGGGTCCGCGCGGAGCGGGACCGGCGCCAGACGTCGGAGCGCGCCTCCGCCGCGAGGAGGGCCCCGCAGGAGGGCGGCCTGGACCCGCTGTTCGACCTGCGGCCGGACCGCGAGCGGCTGAGCTGGGAGCAGGCCTCCCGGGTCTTCGACGACCTGGTGCTGCCGCAGGCCCGGAGGTCCAACGACCCGATGATGGAGGACCTGGTCGCCGCCGCCCGCGCCTGGCGGCCGGATCTGGTGCTCTGGGGCGCCAAGGCCTTCGCGGGGGCGGTGGCCGCCGCCGCGGTGGGCGCGGCCCACGCCCGGGTGCTGTACTCCGTCGACGTGTACACCCGGCTGCGGGAGGACTTCCTGCGTGCCAAGGCCCTGCAGCCACCGCAGGGGCGCGCCGACGCGCTGCGCGACTGGCTGGCCGGCTGGTCCGCGCGGTACGGCGTGGAGTTCTCCGAGGACCTGGTCAACGGGCAGTTCACCATCGCCCCGTTCCCCGAGGCCTTCCGGCCCGACCCGCGGCCGGACACGCTTCCCGTGCAGTTCGTCCCCTACAACGGTCAGGCCGTCGTGCCCGGATGGCTCGCCGGACCGCCGCGCCTGCCGCGGGTCCTGATGACCTTCGGCGACTCGCTCGACGACGGGCCGGTACGGCTGCTGCCCGTCGAGCGCGTCCAGGAGATCCTCGACTCGGTGGCCGGTCTGGAGATGGAGCTGATCCTGGCCCTGCCGCCGCGCACCCGGCGGGAGCTGCGCGAGGTGCCGGCCAACACCCGTGCGGTGGAGTCCGTTCCCCTGTCCGAGGTGCTGCCGACCTGCTCGGCGGTGGTGCACCACGGCGGCACCTGGTCGTTCGGCTGCGCCCTGCGTCACGGCGTTCCCCAGCTGCTGATCGGCCGGGCGTTCGACGCTCCGCTGAAGTTCGGCTGCCTCGAGCGCGCGGGCGCGGGGCTGGCCATGACACCCGCTCAGGCGGACGGACCCGCGGTCCGTGCCGCGCTGGTCCGCCTGCTCGGGGACCCGGATCTGCGCGCGAACGCCCGCCGTTTGGGCGAGGAGACGCTGGCCCTGCCCTCGCCGGGCGAGCTGGCGCGCACCCTGGAGGGCGTGGTCGCCGCCCGCCGGACCGGCCCGGTTCTCGCCCCGCGCTGA
- a CDS encoding ABC transporter ATP-binding protein → MIEAKNLTKRYGDKTAVDDLSFTVEPGRVTGFLGPNGAGKSTTMRLLLGLDAPDAGTATVEGVPYRSLARPLRVVGALLEARALHTGRSAWDHLLCLAQSQGLGRRRVGEVVEQVGLASVARKRAGGFSLGMGQRLGIAAALLGDPRALVLDEPVNGLDPEGILWIRTLMKSLAAEGRAVFVSSHLMNEMAVTADHLIVVGRGRLVADCSTQEFIERSTKQSVLVRTPDGEKLAQLLREAGATVTATADADLDVTGLEAARIAELASAGHLVLHELSTRRGSLEDAFMELTKDAVEYEAGVPTAGGVK, encoded by the coding sequence ATGATCGAGGCCAAGAACCTCACGAAACGCTACGGCGACAAGACCGCCGTGGACGACCTGTCGTTCACGGTCGAGCCCGGCCGGGTCACCGGCTTCCTGGGCCCCAACGGCGCAGGCAAGTCCACCACGATGCGTCTGCTGCTGGGGCTCGACGCACCCGACGCCGGCACCGCCACCGTCGAGGGGGTGCCCTACCGCTCACTGGCCCGTCCGCTGCGGGTGGTGGGGGCCCTGCTGGAGGCGCGGGCCCTGCACACCGGCCGCAGCGCCTGGGACCACCTGCTGTGCCTGGCCCAGAGCCAGGGCCTTGGCCGGCGCCGGGTCGGAGAGGTCGTCGAGCAGGTGGGGCTCGCGTCGGTGGCCCGCAAACGCGCGGGGGGTTTCTCCCTCGGCATGGGCCAGCGGCTGGGCATCGCCGCCGCGCTGCTGGGCGATCCCAGGGCGCTGGTCCTGGACGAGCCGGTCAACGGCCTCGATCCCGAGGGCATCCTGTGGATCCGCACGCTGATGAAGTCGCTGGCGGCCGAGGGCCGGGCGGTGTTCGTCTCCAGCCACCTGATGAACGAGATGGCCGTCACCGCCGACCACCTCATCGTCGTCGGGCGCGGCCGGCTGGTCGCCGACTGCTCCACCCAGGAGTTCATCGAGCGCAGCACCAAGCAGTCCGTGCTGGTCAGGACACCCGACGGGGAGAAGCTGGCGCAACTGCTGCGGGAGGCCGGCGCCACCGTGACCGCCACCGCCGACGCCGACCTGGACGTCACCGGGCTCGAGGCCGCCCGGATCGCCGAACTCGCCTCCGCCGGCCACCTGGTGCTGCACGAGCTGTCGACGCGGCGCGGCTCCCTCGAGGACGCCTTCATGGAACTGACCAAGGACGCCGTCGAGTACGAAGCCGGCGTGCCCACCGCCGGAGGTGTCAAGTGA
- a CDS encoding NDP-hexose 2,3-dehydratase family protein — protein sequence MSATLLLVDRSRAGTAERLARSAAAPEGAHTATARIPGWLEEHRLRTAAVVRKIPFAELDAWSFAAGTGNLHHRSGRFFTVEGLDVTVDGAGWQQPIIVQPEIGILGILAKEFDGVLHFLMQAKMEPGNPNLVQLSPTVQATRSNYTKAHGGAEVKYLEHFLDPAAGRVLTDVLQSEHGAWFYRKRNRNMIVEVDGDVAADDSFRWLTLGQILELLGQDNVVNMDARTVLASAPAPADGTRALASDGQLLAWFTGERARHDVHARRVPLAGVEGWRRGAREIGRPDGRFFRVVAVSVEGAGREVAGWSQPLIEPVERGVVGFAYRVFEGVGHVLVHARLEGGFLDTVELAPTVQCVPSNHEPPAGGPRPPFLDAFLGARPDRVRYSAVHSEEGGRFLNAESRYLIVETDEATTPARAPRGYLWVTPGQLNWLAGHSRYVNVQARTLLAVLGTATAGR from the coding sequence ATGAGCGCGACGTTGCTGCTGGTCGACCGTTCCCGGGCGGGCACCGCCGAGCGGCTCGCGCGCTCCGCCGCGGCGCCCGAGGGGGCGCACACGGCCACCGCGCGGATACCGGGCTGGCTGGAGGAGCACCGCCTGCGCACCGCGGCGGTGGTGCGCAAGATCCCCTTCGCCGAGCTGGACGCGTGGTCGTTCGCGGCGGGCACCGGCAACCTCCACCACCGCAGCGGGCGGTTCTTCACCGTCGAGGGACTCGACGTCACGGTGGACGGGGCCGGGTGGCAGCAGCCGATCATCGTGCAGCCGGAGATCGGCATCCTGGGCATCCTGGCCAAGGAGTTCGACGGTGTCCTCCACTTCCTGATGCAGGCGAAGATGGAGCCCGGCAACCCCAACCTGGTGCAGCTCTCCCCCACCGTGCAGGCCACCCGCAGCAACTACACCAAGGCGCACGGCGGGGCGGAGGTGAAGTACCTGGAGCACTTCCTCGACCCCGCTGCCGGCCGGGTCCTGACCGACGTCCTGCAGTCCGAGCACGGCGCCTGGTTCTACCGCAAACGCAACCGCAACATGATCGTCGAGGTGGACGGCGACGTTGCGGCCGACGACTCCTTCCGCTGGCTCACGCTCGGGCAGATCCTCGAACTGCTGGGGCAGGACAACGTCGTGAACATGGACGCGCGCACCGTCCTGGCGAGCGCCCCGGCGCCCGCGGACGGGACCCGGGCGCTGGCCTCCGACGGCCAGCTGCTGGCCTGGTTCACCGGGGAGCGGGCCCGCCACGACGTCCACGCCCGCCGGGTTCCCCTGGCCGGCGTCGAGGGGTGGCGACGGGGCGCGCGGGAGATCGGCCGCCCGGACGGCCGGTTCTTCCGGGTGGTGGCGGTCTCGGTCGAGGGCGCCGGGCGGGAGGTCGCCGGGTGGAGCCAGCCGCTCATCGAGCCGGTGGAGCGCGGTGTCGTGGGCTTCGCCTACCGGGTGTTCGAGGGAGTGGGGCACGTCCTGGTGCACGCCCGCCTTGAGGGCGGCTTCCTCGACACCGTCGAGCTCGCGCCGACCGTGCAGTGCGTGCCCTCCAACCACGAGCCGCCCGCGGGCGGGCCGCGCCCGCCGTTCCTCGACGCGTTCCTCGGTGCCCGCCCCGACCGGGTGCGGTACTCGGCGGTGCACTCGGAGGAGGGCGGCCGCTTCCTGAACGCCGAGAGCCGCTACCTGATCGTGGAGACAGACGAGGCGACGACGCCCGCCCGGGCTCCGCGCGGCTACCTGTGGGTGACGCCGGGCCAGCTGAACTGGCTGGCCGGGCACAGCCGTTACGTCAACGTGCAGGCCCGGACGCTGCTCGCCGTCCTCGGCACGGCCACCGCCGGCCGCTGA
- the rfbB gene encoding dTDP-glucose 4,6-dehydratase codes for MNILVTGGAGFIGSHYVRTMLEGGFAQFEDAHITVLDDLTYAGNRDNLPAAHPRLAFVRGSILDRELLAGVVRGQDAVVHFAAESHVDRSIRGGGVFVRTNVEGTQALLEACLAAGVGRVVHISTDEVYGSIEQGVWSEESPLLPNSPYAASKAASDLVALAYVRTHGLNLSVTRCSNNYGPYQHPEKFIPLAVTNLLQGRPVPVYGDGGQVREWLHVDDHCRAVHRVLTGGRAGEVYNIGAGTAVANLTLAHRIAELCGAGADMVRHVTDRKGHDRRYALDQAKIERELGHRPLTAFEAGLAQTVAWYRDNPRWWKPLTDGGVRA; via the coding sequence ATGAACATTCTCGTCACGGGCGGTGCCGGATTCATCGGCTCGCACTATGTACGGACCATGCTGGAGGGCGGGTTCGCGCAGTTCGAGGACGCCCACATCACGGTCCTGGACGACCTGACCTACGCGGGAAACCGGGACAACCTGCCCGCCGCGCACCCGCGGCTGGCCTTCGTGCGCGGCAGCATCCTCGACCGGGAGCTGCTGGCCGGCGTGGTGCGCGGCCAGGACGCGGTGGTGCACTTCGCCGCCGAGAGCCACGTGGACCGTTCCATCCGCGGCGGCGGTGTCTTCGTCCGCACCAACGTGGAGGGCACCCAGGCGCTGCTGGAGGCGTGTCTGGCGGCCGGTGTCGGGCGGGTGGTGCACATCTCGACGGACGAGGTGTACGGCTCCATCGAGCAGGGCGTGTGGAGCGAGGAGTCCCCGCTGCTTCCCAACTCGCCCTACGCCGCGTCCAAGGCGGCCTCCGACCTGGTGGCGCTGGCGTACGTGCGCACGCACGGGCTGAACCTGTCAGTCACCCGCTGCTCCAACAACTACGGCCCCTACCAGCATCCCGAGAAGTTCATCCCGCTGGCCGTCACCAACCTGCTCCAGGGGCGTCCGGTGCCCGTGTACGGGGACGGGGGGCAGGTGCGGGAGTGGCTGCACGTGGACGACCACTGCCGGGCGGTGCACCGGGTACTGACCGGCGGCCGGGCGGGCGAGGTCTACAACATCGGTGCCGGCACGGCGGTGGCGAACCTGACGCTGGCCCACCGGATCGCCGAGCTGTGCGGGGCGGGCGCGGACATGGTCCGCCACGTCACCGACCGCAAGGGCCACGACCGGCGCTACGCCCTGGACCAGGCGAAGATCGAACGCGAGCTGGGCCACCGGCCGCTGACCGCCTTCGAGGCGGGCCTGGCGCAGACCGTCGCCTGGTACCGGGACAACCCCCGCTGGTGGAAGCCGCTCACGGACGGCGGGGTGCGGGCATGA